From a region of the Eulemur rufifrons isolate Redbay chromosome 7, OSU_ERuf_1, whole genome shotgun sequence genome:
- the LOC138386221 gene encoding olfactory receptor 5H2-like, translated as MGKENATLLTEFVIMGLTHQPEWKIPLFLAFLVIYFITIVGNLGLITLIWNDPHLHIPMYLFLGNLAFVDTWISSTVTPTMLVNFLTKSQMMSLSECMVQFFSFAISVTTECFLLAAMAYDRYVAICKPLLYPMIMTNALCIRLLVLSFVGGFLHAVIHVGFLFRLTFCNSNIIHHFYCDIIPMYKISCTDPSINYLIVFVFSGSIQVFTIATVLVSYTLVLFTILKKKSVKGLRKAFSTCGAHLLSVSLYYGPLLFMYVRPRSPQADDQDMMDSLFYTVIIPVLNPIIYSLRNKKVIDSLTKILEKKV; from the coding sequence ATGGGAAAGGAAAATGCAACATTGCTAACAGAGTTTGTTATCATGGGACTTACACATCAACCAGAATGGAAAATCCCCCTGTTCCTGGCATTCTTGGTGATATATTTCATCACCATTGTGGGGAACCTTGGTCTGATTACTCTCATATGGAATGACCCTCACCTTCACATCCCCATGTACTTATTCCTCGGAAATTTAGCGTTTGTGGATACTTGGATATCTTCCACAGTGACCCCCACCATGCTGGTCAACTTCTTAACTAAGAGTCAGATGATGTCTCTCTCTGAATGCAtggtacaatttttttcctttgcaatcagTGTAAccacagaatgttttcttttggcaGCAATGGCGTATGATCGCTATGTAGCCATATGCAAACCTCTACTCTATCCAATGATTATGACCAATGCACTATGCATCAGGCTATTAGTCTTGTCATTTGTAGGTGGCTTTCTTCATGCTGTAATTCATGTGGGTTTTTTATTCAGATTAACTTTCTGTAATTCCAACATAATACATCACTTTTACTGTGATATTATTCCAATGTATAAAATTTCCTGTACTGATCCTTCTATTAATTAtctaatagtttttgttttctcaggTTCAATTCAAGTATTCACTATTGCGACTGTTCTTGTCTCTTATACACTTGTTCTCtttacaatcttaaaaaagaagtcCGTCAAAGGCTTAAggaaagccttctccacctgtgggGCTCATCTCTTATCTGTATCTTTATACTATGGCCCTCTTCTCTTCATGTATGTGCGCCCTCGATCGCCACAAGCTGATGATCAAGACATGATGGACTCTCTATTTTACACTGTTATCATTCCTGTTTTAAATCCAATTATCTACAGCCTGAGAAATAAGAAAGTCATAGACTCATtgacaaaaatattagaaaaaaaagtttag